The DNA region CGAGGAGGGCAAGGTGTGGCTCCGCTTCGACCCGGCGCGCACCCCGCCCGCCGCCCTGGTCGCCTCCGTACTGGCACGGCACGAGGTGACCGACCTGTCGATCGTGGAACCCGAGCTGGAGAGCGTCATCCACCGGATCTACGCGGACCGAGGATGAAGGCCCATCTCGCGTGCGCCCGGATGGAGTTCCGCGTCGCGCTCACCTACCGCGCCTCCTACCTGTCCTCGTTCGTCATGATGCTCCTCCAGATCTACCTGCTGACGGTGGTGTGGAGCGCGTTCTACGACGGCCGCGACGAGGTGGACGGCGTCTCCCTCTCCACCATGACGGCGTACGCGACGCTGTCCACGCTCCAGTACACGCTGGTCAGCCCCTGGCGGTCGTCGCCCATCGACCAGCGGGTGCGTGAGGGCAAGGTCGCGGTGGACCTGCTGCGGCCCGTCGGGTTCCCCGGGCAGATGCTCTCCGGCCAGCTCGGATGGGCCTCCGCCGCGGTGCCCGTGCTGCTGGTGGCCCTGCCGTTCGCCCTGCTGATCGGCGCCGGCCAGGCGCCCGCCTCGACGGCCGCCGCCGTCGCCTACCCCCTCGCCCTGATCGGCGCGCTGCTCGTGAACCAGTTGCTCGGGCTGCTGCTCGGCATGGTCTCCTTCTGGACGCTGGAGGTGAGCGGGGCCCTCATGGCGTACCGCTTCGTCGCACAGTTCTTCTCCGGGGCCCTGGTCCCGCTGTGGTTCATGCCGGGGCCGGTCAGGGCCGCCGCGGAGTGGCTCCCCTTCCAGGCGACCGCGTACACCCCGGCCGCCCTCTACCTCGGCCAGGTCGAGGGGTACGGCATGGCCGCCGCCCTCGCCGTCCAGGGGGCGTGGATCGTCGCGCTCGGCGCCCTGGCAGCGTTCGTCTGGTCGCGGGCGCGCCATCGCGTCATGTCGCAGGGCGGGTGAGGGCGTTGCGAGGGCTGCGCGTCTATCTGCTGCTGGCCGGTGCGGCGTTCCGCGCCGAGTTCCAGTACCGGGGGAACCTGTTCATCAACATCATCGGCGGGCTGTTCTACCAGGGCGTGGGGCTGGCCTTCATCTGGGCCGTCCTCGACCGCTTCGGCCAGGTGGGCGGCTGGGGGCTTCCGGAGATCGCGTTCCTCTACGGGCTGCGGCTGACCGCCCACGGCCTGTGGCTGCTGCCGGGCCACCAACTGGTGCATGTGGACGAGGTGGTGATCGAGGGCGAGTACGACCGGTACCTGGTCCGGCCGGTGTCGCCGCTGGTCCAGCTCCTCACCCGCAGGGTGCGGCTCAGCTCGCTGGGAGACCTGGCGGGCGGGGTGGTCCTGCTGTCCATCGCCTCGGCGTCCGCGCCGGTCGACTGGACGCCGGGGGCCGTGGGCTTCCTGCTGCTGGCGGTCCTCGGGGGCGCGTTGGTGGAGGGTGCGCTGCAACTGGCCGCGTCCGCCCTGGTGTTCCGGATGAAGAAGGTCTCGCCGATCAAGTTCGCCATCGACATGATCTTCAGCGACTTCGGCAACTACCCGCTGAAGATCTTCGGTTCGGCGGCCGGTTTCGGGCTGACCTTCGTGTTCCCGCTGGCGTTCGTGGCGTACCTCCCGGCGACCGTCCTGCTGGACCGCGAGGAGGAACTCTCCGTACCCGCCTGGCTCGGCTGGGGGGCGCCCGCGGTCGGGGTCCTGCTGATGTACGCCGCCTACCGCTTCTGGGAGCGGCAGACCCGCCACTACGAGAGCAGCGGACACTGAAGTCACCGGCGGCGCCCGGGGTCGGTACCCGTGGGCGCCGCCGGTACCGGAAAACCCTTCGCGAGCCGCACGCGGACGCACTAGCCTGGCTCGCATGCACTTCATCCAGCTCTACGGCTGACACGGGCGGGGCGGTTCACCCCGTCTCCGTCCCCGCACACCGTGCGCGTCTCCTCCGGGTCGTCCCCAGGAGCCGGCGCACCGGTTCGCCGTGCCCTTCGCCGTAGACCTGAATCGAGTTGATCTCCCATGTCCCGTCGCCGTGCCCATATCGCGATGGTCGGCGTTCCCGCCGTCAGCCATGTCCTGCCGAGCCTCCAGATCATCCGGGAGCTGGTGGCCCGCGGCCACCGGGTGACGTATGCCGTCGACCCGGCCGTGGCCGGGCTGGTCACCGCCACCGGCGCCGAACTCGTCCCCGTCGGTTCGGTGCTGCCGGTGGCCGACAACGCCTGGCCGGACGATCCGATCGCCGCCATGGGCCTCTTCCTGGACGACGCCGTCCAGGCCCTTCCGCAGGTACGCGCCGCCTACGACACGGATCCGGCGGACCTGTACCTGTACGACATCGGCGCGTACGCCGCCCGGGCACTCGCCGAGTCGCAGGGGCGCCCGCTCGTACAGCTCTCCCCGACCTTCGTGTCCTGGGAGGGCTACGACGAGCAGGTCGTGGCGCCGCTCTGGCAGTTGCCGGGCGCGGACGCGTACCGGGAGCGGTTCGACCGGTGGCTCGCCACGTGCGGCGCGACCACCACGGACATGGGCGTCTTCTGCGGGCGTCCCGCCGACACCCTGGCCCTGATCCCCCGGGCGATGCAGCCGCACGCCGATGAGGTCGACACCGGAACGGTCACGTTCGTCGGCCCCTGTTTCGGCCCGCGTGGGGGCGAGGAGACCTGGACGCGCCCCGAAAGTGCGGAGAACGTACTTCTGGTCTCCCTGGGATCCGCGTACACCCGGCAACCGGAGTTCTACCGCCGGTGCCTGGCGGCGTTCGGCGATCTGCCGGGCTGGCACGTCGTGCTCCAGATCGGGAGGCACACCGACCCGCGCGAGCTCGGTGACATTCCGTCCGGCGTGGAAGTGCACAACTGGGTACCCCAGTTGGCGATCCTGGAACAGGCCGACGCCTTCGTCACCCACGCGGGAATGGGCGGCAGCAGTGAGGGCCTGTTCACCGGGGTCCCGATGATCGCCGTGCCGCAGGGCGCCGAGCAGTTCATGAACGCGGACCGCCTCGTCGAACTGGGTGTGGCCCGCCGCATCGACACGGCGGACGCCACCGCCGAGGCCCTGCGCTCCGCGTTGCTGGAGCTGACGACCGACCCGGACGTCGCACGCCGGTCGGCCGGGCTCCGGGCCGGGGTCCGGGCCGAGGGCGGCACGGCGCGGGCGGCCGACCTGATCGAGGCGGCACTGGGCTGACCGCCCCGGGCGGGACGGCGCCGGGCGCTTCCCGGTGCCCGCCCCGCCCCGTATCTCCTCGGCACACGGGGGCGTTGCTAGATTTATCCGCCATGCGTTCACATGAGTACGACCAGCAATTCCGTGACAGGGCTACCCGCATACGCGCCTGGGGACTCGGCCTGCTCTGCGTGGCCGCGGTTCTGTGGATCTGGGCCGCCAAGGAGCTGCTGATCCCCAACCGGCCCGACCTGGAGGAGGTCGTGACACTGCTCGGAGCCTCCGTGCCGGTGTCGATCGCCGGGATAGGCGTCTTCACCATCGGGACCGTCAGCCGCCGGATGAGCGCCCACGCCCACGGTCTGCGCGAGCTGGACAAGCTCGCGCAGACCAGGGAGGGCTAGGGTCCTGCGCCTGAGATCCCGGCGATGTGTGTCGCTGACGAGTCGAGGATCTTCGGCGCGGGACACCAGGGCAGGGTTGTCATTGCTGTTCGGTCTCTGTGACGCCTCGGTCTCTGTGACGCCTCGGCGTCTGCGGGCGCCGAGGCGTCTGTGCCGGTCGTGGTGGCCGATGCCGCGATGAGGTCGACGACGCGGCGCGGCTCCACCGCCGGACCCCCGAGGAAAGAGACGCCCTGTCCGGCGCTTCGGGAGGAGGGGGCATGCCTCAGACGCAGACGACAGTTACCTTGAGGACAAAAAGATTATTGCCTGCCCGGCAACTCGGCCTCCGCCAGCTCACCCCCTCCCCCCTCTCGCGCCGCAGCGCGCACCCTGGGGCGCTTCCCGAGCAGCACCGTTCCGGCGGGGGCGAGGAAACGGACGGGGTCGACGTCATCACGCACCGCCTTGCCTCTCGGGCAAACTTTTTGCCTTACGGGTAATGGCGCGCCTATACCTGGTTCCCAGCACGTCTTACCGACACAGGCAGGCGGTCGTCTCCTTCAAGTCCTTCAAGGATGCCGTACCGCCGGCCGATGGCGGGGCGGTGCGAGGTCAGCCACGAGCGCCGGGGCGGCGATCCGGTGTTCTCCGACCTGCCGCGCCGGTTCGGGGCGGCGATCAGCGGCTCGCCGCGGCAGGGCGTCGTCCAGGAACCGCAGACGTGCCCTTCGCCGGCGTACGCCCCCGGACCCGGGCCCCGGCTTCCGCGTCCGGAGCGACACCCGTCCTACGGAGAGCGGAGAGGGAGAGAGGGAGATGTGACCACTGTGACGGCCGACAGAGGCGGGCTCCTGGTCGTCGAGCGGGACCTCCCCACGGCGATCCACGTCCAGATCTCGGAGCACATCCGACTGCGGATCACCGGTGGCGAGTGGCCGCCGCACCACCGTCTCAAAAGCGAGCCCGAACTGGCCCGTGAGTTCGGCGTCAGCCGCGGCACCCTGCGGCGGGCCCTGACCACGCTCATCGAGGAGGGCCTGCTGCGCCAGGTGCGCGGACGCGGCACCTTCGTCGCCTCGACGACGCTCGAACCCGTCATCGCCCAGAAGCTGAGCCCCCTCTCCGAGGACTTCGCCGGCCCGGGCATCGTCACCACGACGGTGCGTGAGTGCTCGCTGGTCGTCCCGCCCCGGCCCGTCGCCGCCCTGCTGGACGTCGCCCCCGGCACCCGCCTCCTGCGTCTGGTCCGTGTCCACCGCACCGACCAGGGGCCGGTCGCCCTGCTCTTCAACTTCGTACGCACCGACCTCGCGCCCGGCGTCGAGGAGGCCGACTTCACCTCCGCCAGCCTCTTCGGCGTCCTGGAGGGCACCTGCGGACCGAAGATCGCCACGGCCCGCCGCACCTTCGGCGCCGAGGCCGCCACCGCCGACGTCGCCTCCGCCCTCGACCTCGCCGAAGGCGCCCCCGTCCAGTATCTCCAGCAGGTCTCCTACCTCGCCGACGACCGCCCGGTCGAATGCTCCGACGTCTGGATCCACAGCGGCCGCCTCCGCGTGACGTCGCTGCTGCTTCGACGCCGAGGGGAACGGGGCGGGGCGGGGAGCGGCACTTCGGCCGTCGCCGGTCCCGGTAGCCACATCGGTCCTCGGATCAGCCCCGAGCACGCCCGCTGATCACGCCGGCGCGCCGGAAGAATGCAACGATCCCCCGGCAGAGTCGGGCCAGGGCCGGCCCGTCTACACCTCGTCGAACTCCCACACCAGCACCTCGGCGTCCGTCAAGGCCACCAGCTCCAGTCCCCGGGACCGCGTGATCCGGGCCGAGTCGCCCGCGGACAGGTCCTCGCCACCGAGCCGGACCTCGCCCCGCACCACGTGCGCGTAGACACCCGCCGTGTCCGGGACGGCCGTACGCTCCCCCTCGGCCGGCCGCCGGACGTGCAACGTCGCGCCCGACTCGGGAAGGGTGTACGCGGTGGCGTCCGTGAGCCCCGGGACATGGGTGTACGAGGGCTCCCCGCCCGGTTCCAGCGGGGCCAGCCACATCTGAACGAACGTCAGTGGCTCGGCGCCGTCGTTGCGTTCGACGTGGCGCACGCCCGCGGCGGCACTCAGGTGCTGGACGTCCCCGGCGCGTACGACGGTGGCGTGGCCGGCCGAATCACGGTGGGTGAGCTCGCCCTCCACCACCCAGGTGACGATCTCCGTATGGCTGTGCGGGTGCTCGTCGAAGCCGGCGCCCGGAGCGAGGCGCTCCTCGTTGCAGGCGAGAACCGGTCCGAAGCGCAGGTTGTCCGGGTCGTAGAAGCGTCCGAACGAGAACGCGTGCAGGGTCTCGACGCCCGTGGAACCACCCGTGGCCGGGTCCCCTCCGCGGAAGCGGTCGCCGGATCGGCGTACGTCCATCACAGGCACCACGGTAGCCCCGTCGGGTATCCCGCCGCCCCGCCCCTCCGTCCGGCCGTCCCGATAAGGCAGTCTTGTGTGCGTGCCCCGATCCGATCCTGAGCAGCCCGCCGCGAACGACGCCCACCGCCACGCCGCGACCCTGAAACGCCTGGAGCGTTCCTCCGGCCGGCTGGCCGCCAACGCCATCGCCCGCATGGACGAGACGCTGCCGTGGTACCGGGCGATGCCACCGGAGAACCGGTCCTGGATCGGCCTGGTCGCCCAGGCCGGTATCGCCGCGTTCACCGAGTGGTTCCGGCATCCGGAGACCCCGCAGGCCATCTCCACCGACGTCTTCGGCACGGCTCCGCGCGAGCTGACCCGGGCGATCACACTCCGCCAGACCGTCGAGATGGTGCGGACCACGATCGAGGTCATGGAGAGCGCGATCGAGGAGGTCGCGGCGCCCGGCGACGAGTCCGTGCTGCGCGAGGCACTGCTCGTGTACGCCCGGGAGATCGCCTTCGCGACCGCCCAGGTGTACGCCCAGGCCGCCGAGGCCCGGGGTGCGTGGGACGCCCGGCTGGAGTCGCTCGTGGTGAACGCGGTGCTCTCCGGCGAGGCGGACGAGGGTGCCGTGTCGCGGGCGGCGGCGCTCGGCTGGAACTCCCCCGAGCACGTGTGCGTGGTCCTCGGGACCGCCCCGGACGGGGACAGCGAGCTCACCGTGGAGGCGATCCGCAGGGCGGCCCGGCATGCCAAGCTCCAGGTGCTGACCGGGGTCCTCGGACACCGCCTGGTGGTCATCGCGGGCGGCAGCGACAACCCTCTGAACGTCGCGAAGTCTCTGATCGGCCCGTACGCGGCCGGTCCGGTCGTCGCCGGCCCCGTGGTGCCCGACCTGCTCGCGGCCACCCGGTCCGCGCAGGCGGCCGCCGCCGGACTCAAGGCGTGTTCGGCGTGGCAGGACGCTCCCCGGCCCGTCCTGTCGGACGATCTCCTTCCGGAGCGCGCGATGGCGGGCGATCCCGCCGCGCGCGACCAGTTGGTGGAGGAGATCTACAGACCGCTCGAAGAAGCGGGTTCGGCTCTGCTGGAGACGCTGAGTGTCTATCTGGAACAGGCGAGCAGCCTGGAGGGCGCGGCCCGGATGCTGTTCGTACACCCCAATACCGTGCGCTACCGGCTGCGACGTGTGACCGACGTCACCGGATGGTCACCCTCCGACGTGCGTTCGGCCTTCACTCTGCGGATCGCCCTCATCCTGGGGCGCTTGGCCGCCGCGGATGCTCCGTCCTAGACTTTTGTCGGACTCCAACAATTCCCCTGTCGGTTCTTCGTCCCTGTCCCCACGGGCATACGGGGCCGTCCCCAAGAGAGAGTGTGAGTGTGCTCGTACTCGTCGCTCCCGGCCAAGGCGCCCAGACGCCCGGCTTCCTGACTCCCTGGCTCGAACTCCCCGGCGCCACCGACCGCCTCGCGGGCTGGTCGGACGCCATCGGGCTCGACCTCGCCCACTACGGCACCAAAGCTGACGCGGAGGAGATCCGCGACACCGCGGTGGCTCAGCCGCTGCTGGTCGCCGCGGGGCTCCTGTCAGCCGCCGCACTGAACGCCTCGCCCGGCGTCGTCGCAGGTCACAGCGTCGGCGAGATCACCGCCGCCGTACTGGCCGGTGTGATCGAGGACGAGGCCGCCCTCCGGTTCGTACGCGCCCGGGGGCTCGCCATGGCCGACGCCGCCGCGGTCACCGAGACGGGCATGGCCGCACTGCTCGGCGGGGACCCCGCCGTGACGGTCCCGCACCTGGAGAAGCTGGGGCTCACCCCGGCGAACGTCAACGGCGGCGGTCAGGTCGTGGCCGCCGGCACCACGGCGCAGATCGCCGCGCTGGCCGAGGACAAGCCCGAGGGTGTGCGCCGCGTGGTGCCGCTCAAGGTGGCCGGCGCGTTCCACACGCCTCATATGGCCCCGGCCGTGGAGACGCTGCGTACCGCCGCCGCCACGCTGAAGATCGCCGACCCCGGGGTGACATACGTCTCGAACGCCGACGGGAAGACGGTCGCCGACGGCAACGAGGTCATCACGCGGCTCGTCGGCCAGGTCGCCAACCCGGTCCGCTGGGACCTGTGCATGGAGACCTTCGAGGAACTCGGTGTCACGGCTCTCATCGAGGCGGCACCCGGTGGCACCCTCGTCGGGCTGGCCAAGCGTGCGCTGCCCGGCGTGAAGACACTCGCGCTCAAAACCCCTGATGACCTCGACGCGGCCCGCGCGCTCATCTCCGAGCACGCGGGCGCCTAAGGAGCCCGAGAGCATGTCGAAGATCAAGCCCAGCCAGGGCGCCCCGTACGCACGGATCATGGGTGTCGGCGGCTACCGCCCCACACGGGTCGTGCCCAACGAGGTGATCCTCGAGACGATCGACTCGTCCGACGAGTGGATCCGCTCCCGCTCCGGTATCGCCACCCGCCACTGGGCCTCCGAGGAGGAGACCGTGGCCGCGATGTCCGTGGAGGCCGCCGGCAAGGCGATCGCCGACGCCGGGATCACGCCCGAGCAGATCGGCGCGGTCATCGTCTCCACGGTCTCGCACTTCAAGCAGACCCCGGCCGTCGCGACGGAGATCGCCCACAAGGTCGGCGCGGACAAGCCCGCCGCCTTCGACATCTCGGCCGGCTGCGCGGGCTTCGGCTACGCTCTGACCCTCGCCAAGGGCATGATCGTGGAGGGCTCGGCGGAGCACGTCCTGGTCATCGGCGTGGAGCGGCTCAGCGACCTGACCGACCTGGAGGACCGTGCGACGGCCTTCCTGTTCGGTGACGGCGCGGGCGCGGTCGTCGTGGGCCCTTCCCAGCAGCCGGCCATAGGTCCCACGGTCTGGGGCTCGGAGGGCGACAAGTCCGAGACGATCAAGCAGACCGTGGCGTGGAACGACTTCCACGTCGGCGACGTCTCCAAGCTGCCGCTCGACAAGAACGGCGAGGTCAAGTTCCCCGCCATCACACAGGAGGGCCAGGCGGTCTTCCGCTGGGCCGTCTTCGAGATGGCGAAGGTCGCCCAGCAGGCGCTGGACGCCGCCGGGATCTCCCCGGAGGACCTGGACGTCTTCATCCCGCATCAGGCCAACATGCGGATCATCGACTCGATGGTGAAGACGCTCAAGCTGCCGGAGCACGTCACGGTCGCCCGTGACGTGGAGACCACCGGCAACACCTCGGCCGCCTCGATCCCGCTCGCGATGGAGCGGCTCCTGGCGACCGGTCAGGCCAAGAGCGGCGACACCGCGCTCATCATCGGCTTCGGGGCGGGTCTCGTCTACGCCGCGACGGTCGTTACCCTCCCCTAGGCACACCGGATCTTCGGTCCGTACGCCCCAACCCCGCAGAAACACATCGAAGGAGCGCCAACATGGCCGCCACTCAGGAAGAGATCGTCACCGGTCTCGCCGAGATCGTCAACGAGATCGCCGGTATCCCGGTCGAGGACGTCCAGCTGGACAAGTCCTTCACCGACGACCTGGACGTCGACTCGCTGTCCATGGTCGAGGTCGTCGTCGCCGCCGAAGAGCGCTTCGACGTCAAGATCCCCGACGAGGACGTCAAGAACCTCAAGACGGTCGGCGACGCCGCCGAGTACATCCTGAAGCACCAGGGCTGATCCCAGGCCCGATCCGTGTGTCGCCACCCGGCGGTGGCGCCGCTGATTCACGCCCCTCTACACGTGGAGAAGATTTTCCAGTGATCCCGACCAATCGCACCGTGGTCGTCACCGGTATCGGCGCAACCACTCCGCTGGGTGGCGACTCCGCATCGACCTGGGAAGGTCTGATGGCCGGTCGTTCCGGCATCAAGCCTCTCGTGGGCGAACGTTTCGCCGAACTGCCCGTCCGGATCGCCGCCCTCGCGGCCGTCGATCCGGGCGAGGTACTGCCTCGTCCCCTCGCCCGCAAGCTGGACCGCTCGGCGCAGTTCGCGCTGATCGCGGCCCGCGAGGCGTGGGCGGACGCGGGTTACACCGGCAAGGCCGGTGAGGACGAGAAGATCCTGCCCGAGCGTCTGGGCTCGGTCATCGCCTCCGGCATCGGCGGCGTGACGACCCTGCTCGACCAGTACGACGTGCTGAAGGAGAAGGGCGTACGCCGCGTCTCCCCGCACACCGTTCCCATGCTCATGCCCAACGGTCCGGCGGCCAACGTCGGTCTGGAGATCAACGCCCAGGCCGGTGTCCACACCCCGGTCTCCGCCTGCGCCTCGGGCGCCGAGGCCATCGGGTACGCCGTCGAGATGATCCGTACCGGCCGTGCCGACGTGGTCCTCGCCGGCGGCACCGAGGCGGCCATCCACCCGCTGCCGATCGCCGCGTTCGCCAACATGATGGCGATGTCCAAGAGCAACGGCGACCCCGAGAAGGCCTCCCGTCCGTACGACACCGCGCGTGACGGCTTCGTACTCGGTGAGGGTGCCGGTGTCGTCATCCTGGAGTCGGCCGAGCACGCCGCCGCCCGTGGCGCCCGGGTCTACTGCGAGGTGCTGGGCCAGGGGCTGTCCGCGGACTCGCACCACATCGCGCAGCCCGAGCCCACCGGGCGCGGCATCGCCGCCGCCATGCAGAACCTGCTCGACTCCACGGACCTCAAGCCGTCCGAGGCCGTGCACCTGAACGCGCACGCCACCTCCACGCCGCAGGGCGACGTGGCGGAGATCAAGGCGCTGCGCCAGGTCCTGGGCGACGAACTGGACCATGTCGCCATCTCGGCCACCAAGTCGATGACCGGCCACCTGCTGGGCGGCGCGGGCGGTGTCGAGACCGTGGCGACGGTGCTGGCCCTGCACCACCGCCTGGCGCCCCCGACCATCAACATCGACGAGCTCGACGAGGCGGTCGACGCGGACATCGTGCGCGACAAGCCCCGGGTTCTGCCGGACGGGTCGATCGCGGCGATCAACAACTCGTTCGGTTTCGGTGGCCACAACGTGGTGCTGGCCTTCCGGTCCGTCTGACGCCGCGTCTCCGTGGAGACGGCGGGAGGCCCGCTGCCCGGTCGGTCCGGGCAGCGGGCCTCCCGCCGTTCCGGGGCGCCTGCCCGGGTCTCACACCACCTGGTGGAGCCACCGCACCGGGGCGCCCTCGCCCGCGTGCCGGAAGGATTCCAGTTCGTCGTCCCAGGGCTTGCCCAGGAGCCGGGCGACCTCCGCCTCCAGATCCGTCTCCCCGCCGAGGGACCGGGCGAGCGCGGCCCGCAGCCGGTCCTCCGGGACCAGGATGTCACCGTGCATACCGGTGACGGCGTGGAAGATGCCCAGACCGGGCGTGGCGCTGTAGCGCTCGCCCTCCGCCGTCGGGCAGGGCTCGGCGGTCACCTCGAAGCGGAGCATCTGCCAGCCGCGCAGCGCCGAGGCGAGCTCCGACGCGGTGCCGACCCGGCCCCGCCAGGAGAATTCGGACCGCCAGGTCCCGGGCGCGGCGGGCTGTCTGATCCAGTCGAGCTGCACCCGCACACCGAGTACGCCACCCACCGCCCATTCGACATGCGGGCACAGCGCGCGCGGTGCGGAGTGTACGTACAGGACTCCACGTGTCGTCACCGGGACCTCCAGTGTGGGACGAGGTTCGCCTTCCCCAGCGGCCTCGCGCCCGTACCGCATCCTTCCGGACGGCTCCCGAGGTTGTCATCAGTAAACAGCATCGGGAGTGAATCTCCTGAAAAGGGACAATATGCGACATGAGATAACTTACCGGGGCTCCGCTTGTTCGGACACGGGCCGGAAGGACGTCATTGGTTCGACGGGGAAAAGCTACCGTGCCCCGGGGCCGGGTGTGTGACGTACCGTCGGTCAGAGGCCCGTGATTCGTTCAGCATTCACCCGCCAGGGGGCGCGGGCCCGCCGCCTGGTGCTGTCGGCAGGTGCCGAGGGGCGATCGCCCGTGTGAGCGGAGGGGAGCCAGGGATGACCGAGGGCACGTCGCGCAGCCGCTTCCGTCGCGCCGCCGCCGCGCTGGCGGCGGCCACGACGGTCGGTGTCATGGTGCTCACCGGCTGTGGCGGCGCGGGCGACGACGGGAGCGCGGGGCGGCCGTCGCGCAGCGCCTCCCCGTCGCCGACGCCCGTGTGGAACGCGAGCCCGGCCTCCGTCGCCGCCGTCGGGGACTCCATCACCCGGGGGTTCGACGCCTGCTCGGTGCTGGCCGACTGCCCCGAGGTGTCGTGGGCGACCGGCACCGACGACACGGTGCGCAGCCTGGCGCTACGGCTGCTGGGCGCGTCGAAGGCCGCCTCGCACAGCTGGAACCACGCGGTGTCGGGCGCGCGGATGGCGCAGCTGCCGGAGCAGATGGCGCTGGCCGCGAAGGAGCGGCCCGAGCTGGTGACGGTGATGATCGGCGCCAACGACGCCTGCCGGGACAAGGTGGAGCTGATGACGCCGGTGGCGGACTTCCGGACCTCGTTCGAGGCGTCGCTGCGGCAGTTGCGCGCGGAGGCACCCCAGGCCCAGGTGTACGTGTCGAGCGTGCCGGACCTGAAGCGGCTCTGGTCGACGGGGCGCGAGAGCGCCCTGGGCAAGCAGATCTGGAAGCTGGGCATCTGCCGGTCGATGCTGGGCGACGCGGACGACATGGGCGCGGGCGCCGTCGCGCGGCGGGACGCCGTGCAGGAGCGGGTGGTCGCCTTCAACGGGGTCCTGCGGGACGTCTGCGCGAAGGACCGGCACTGCCGGTACGACGGCGGGGCAGTCTTCGACTACCGGTTCACCGGCGCCCAGCTCAGCCGGTGGGACTGGTTCCACCCCGGCCGCGACGGACAGGCCAGGCTGGCGGAGATCGCCTACCGCAACGTCACGGCGGCCGGGCCGCCCGCGTAAAGTCCGTGATCATGACGACGGGCACCGGGACACGCAGCGAAGACTTCACCCCCCGCGCGGACGGCACACCCGTCCGGCGCTGGACCCTGGAGCGCGACGGCACCCGGGTGCGGGTGCTGACGTACGGCGCCGTGGTGCAGTCCGTCGAGGTACCCGGGCGGGACGGCACCCGGGCCGGGGTGGCGCTGGGGCTGCCGGACACCGCCGGGTACGAGGCACACCCGGGGCCGTACTTCGGCGCCCTGGTCGGTCGGTACGCGAACCGGATCGGGGGCGGCTCGTTCGTGCTCGACGGGCGCACGCACCAGGTCACCCGCAACGAGGGCCGCAACCATGTGCACGGCGGGACGCGCGGCTTCGACAAGCGGGTGTGGGAAGCCGAGGAGGTGCCCGACGGGGTGCGGCTGTCGCTGGTCGCCGAGGACGGCGAGGAGGGCTTCCCCGGACGGCTCGCGGTGTCGGTGACGTACACCCTGGACGCCGGCGGGGCGCTGCGGATCGGTTACCGGGCGACCACGGACGCGCCGACCGTGCTGAACCCGACCAACCACACGTACTGGAACCTGGCCGGCGCGGACAGCGGGAGCGCGCTCGGCCACGAGCTGCGGATCGCGGCCGGGCTGGTCACTCCGGTGGACGCGGAGTCGGTGCCCACCGGGGAGTTCGCACCGGTGGAGGGGACCCGCTTCGACTTCCGGGAGACGAGGCCGGTGGGGCCCGGGTACGACGTCAACTACGTGCTCGACCGCCCGGGCACCGAGCCGGTGGCCGAGCTGTACGACGCCGGATCGGGCCGGGTGCTGACGGTGTGGACGACGGAGCCGGGGTTGCAGCTGTACACCGCGGACCACTTCGACGGTCGGCCGTTCACGGCGTGCGCCGGGATCGCGCTGGAGACGCAGCACTTCCCCGACTCCCCGAACCGGCCGGAGTTCCCGAGCACGGTGCTGCGGCCGGGCGAGGAGTTCACGTCCACGACCGTCTACGGTTTCTCGGTGCGCCGGGAGTCCGTCAGCGGGCGGGACTGAGGGCGACGGCCGGGATCCCGGCCGGGACGGCGCCCCTCAGTCCTTGTGCGGCGTGTACGGGATCGCGGGCTCGGGTGCGGACCGCGGCGGCGGCGCCGTGAGGTCGCGGGCCAGCAGTGTGGCGCCGGCGAC from Streptomyces sp. NBC_01754 includes:
- a CDS encoding aldose epimerase family protein, giving the protein MTTGTGTRSEDFTPRADGTPVRRWTLERDGTRVRVLTYGAVVQSVEVPGRDGTRAGVALGLPDTAGYEAHPGPYFGALVGRYANRIGGGSFVLDGRTHQVTRNEGRNHVHGGTRGFDKRVWEAEEVPDGVRLSLVAEDGEEGFPGRLAVSVTYTLDAGGALRIGYRATTDAPTVLNPTNHTYWNLAGADSGSALGHELRIAAGLVTPVDAESVPTGEFAPVEGTRFDFRETRPVGPGYDVNYVLDRPGTEPVAELYDAGSGRVLTVWTTEPGLQLYTADHFDGRPFTACAGIALETQHFPDSPNRPEFPSTVLRPGEEFTSTTVYGFSVRRESVSGRD